The stretch of DNA TGCTCGGCGGCAAATACAATATGAGCGACATCATGGCCGCCATCGGCCTGGGCCAGTTCGCCAATATCGAGCAGATCACCGCCCACCGCCGCGCATTGGCGCGCCGCTATTACGAGGCGTTTGGTCCGGAGTTTGAAGCGCAGTCCGGCGCCCAGCTGCCGCTGCAAGCGTTCGATTCCAGCAATTACCACCTGTTCCAGATCATCCTGCCGGACAACGGCCCGAGCACGCGCGCCGATTTCATGACCGCCATGAAGGACCGCTTCAACGTCGGCACCGGCTACCACTATTCGCCGATCCATTTGTTCAGCCTGTACCGCGAACGCGGCTTCAAGGAAGGCATGTTCCCGGTTTCCGAAAAACTTGGCTACCTGACCGTGACGCTGCCGATGTTCTACGCCATGACCTTTGCCGATGTCGATCGCGCCGTCGCAGCCGTGAAAGCGATCCTGATCAAATGACCGTCTCCCTGACCAAACCGGAAATCTCCGTCGTCATTCCGATCTACAACGAACAAGCCGGCCTGGCCGCCCTGTTCGCGCGCCTGTACCCGGCGCTCGACAAGCTGGGCGCCAGCTACGAAATCGTGTTCGTCAACGACGGCAGTCGCGACAACTCGGTGTCGATCCTGGCCGAGCAATTCCGCCAGCGTCCGGACGTGACCCGCGTGGTGCTGTTCAACGGCAACTACGGCCAGCACATGGCCATCCTGGCCGGCTTTGAAGCGTCGCGTGGCGAGATCATGGTGACGCTGGACGCCGACCTGCAAAATCCGCCGGAAGAAATCGGCAACCTGGTGGCCAAGATGCGCGAAGGTTACGACTACGTCGGCTCGATCCGTCGCAAGCGACAGGACTCGGCATGGCGCACCTACGCATCCAAGGCCATGAACCGCCTGCGCGAACGCATCACCAACATCAAGATCACTGACCAGGGCAATATGCTGCGCGCCTACGGCCGCAACATTGTCGACCTGATGAACCAGTGCGCGGAAGTGAATACCTTCGTGCCGGCGCTGGCCTACCGCTTCGCCCGCAACCCGACCGAAATCGTGGTCGAGCACGAAGAGCGCTCGGCCGGCGAGTCGAAATACTCGCTGTACAGCCTGATCCGCCTGAACTTCGACCTGGTCACCGGCTTTTCGCTGATCCCGCTGCAGTTCTACTCGATGATGGGCATGCTGATGTCGCTGCTGTCGGCGCTGCTCGTCGTGGTGCTGGTGGCGCGCCGCCTGTTCCTCGGCGCGGAAGCGGAAGGCGTGTTCACGCTGTTTGCCATCACCTTCTTCTTCATGGGCATCATCCTGTTCGGCATCGGTTTGCTGGGCGAATATGTCGGCCGCATCTTCCAGCAGGTGCGGGCCCGTCCGCGCTATGTGGTGCAGACCATCCTGCAACAGCGCGACGACAACGGCCAGCCGCTGCCGCCGCCCGGCGTCGAGAAACGCACCGTGGGCCGTCACCATGAGTGACCTGGAACCGCGCAAGCGCGCCGTCGTCTTCGGCTATCACAATGTCGGCGTGCGCTGCCTGAAAGTGCTGCTGGCCGGCGGCGTGGACGTCGCGCTGGTGGTCACGCACGAGGACAGCGCCAGCGAAAACATCTGGTTCGAATCGGTGATTTCGCTGTGCCAGACCGAAGGTATTCCCTACATCACGCCGGCCGACGCCAAGTCGCCCGAGCTGCTGGAACAGGTCAAGGCCGCCAAGCCGGACCTGATGTTCAGCTTCTACTACCGCAACATGCTGCCGGCCGAACTGCTGGCGGTGGCGCCCGCGTTCAATATGCACGGCTCGCTGTTGCCGGAATACCGCGGCCGCGCGCCGGTCAACTGGGCGGTGCTGCACGGCGCCACCGTCACCGGCGCCACGTT from Duganella dendranthematis encodes:
- a CDS encoding glycosyltransferase; amino-acid sequence: MTVSLTKPEISVVIPIYNEQAGLAALFARLYPALDKLGASYEIVFVNDGSRDNSVSILAEQFRQRPDVTRVVLFNGNYGQHMAILAGFEASRGEIMVTLDADLQNPPEEIGNLVAKMREGYDYVGSIRRKRQDSAWRTYASKAMNRLRERITNIKITDQGNMLRAYGRNIVDLMNQCAEVNTFVPALAYRFARNPTEIVVEHEERSAGESKYSLYSLIRLNFDLVTGFSLIPLQFYSMMGMLMSLLSALLVVVLVARRLFLGAEAEGVFTLFAITFFFMGIILFGIGLLGEYVGRIFQQVRARPRYVVQTILQQRDDNGQPLPPPGVEKRTVGRHHE